Proteins encoded by one window of Electrophorus electricus isolate fEleEle1 chromosome 17, fEleEle1.pri, whole genome shotgun sequence:
- the LOC113584471 gene encoding membrane-associated phosphatidylinositol transfer protein 2 isoform X1 has product MLIKEYRIPMPVSVEEYRIAQLYMIQKKSREESEGEGSGVEILENRPYTDGPGGSGQYTHKVYHIGQHIPSWFRSILPKAALRVEEESWNAYPYTRTRYTCPFVEKFSIDIETYYKPDTGRQVDVFSLSTAEKRQRDIDPIDIVKDVIAPHEYLAEEDPKLYRSLKTQRGPLSDDWIEEINNNPGATPVMCAYKLCKVEFRYWGMQSKIERFIHDVGLRKVMVRAHRQAWCWQDEWYGLTMEDIRQLELETQLALAQKMAQFSLGEEVADGDTASGPEKEQDAMVTAGGGEAEGPAHALGDTLQTRGELTKQWSASSRSSRSSKRGGSPSRHSISEWRMQSIARDSDDSTDDEFFDAHEDLSDSEEIFAKEITKWSSNDLMDKIETVEADEAHPDLYQESGVEYSEAGDVKRLHEDGAAQPTLQTSKVHVLLLVLHGGNILDTGSGDHSNKQGDVNTISTAFDTVMRVHYPAALGRVAIRLVPCPAVCVEAFSLVSNLSPYSYDEGCLSSSQDHIPLAALPLLATSAPQYQDAVAVVIVRANQVYADFVKSLGGAAFSGQVCLIGDCVGGILGFDALCSSNVAVSESQNSSRRGSIVSVQDTDLLSPGIVINSSHCAGPGPGTVPGLSLEGSRQLSRSNIDIPRSSCGDDPKKQLPRKRSDSSTYELDTIKQHQAFLSSLHSSVLRNDPGSRRSSNSTMLDGGGALGKFDFEVSDFFLFGSPLGLVLALRKTVVPTLDVAHLRPACQQVYNLFHPADPSASRLEPLLEKRFHLLAPFSVPRYQRFPLGDGNSALLVETLQSNPQLLLDSGGAGAARCHDALGETSIPVPVLNWQAAPAPPESDVVPSHGGMFLENSSPASAPTSRSPRRASEVSIASQVSGLADSYSASNIANVAARWWGTKRIDFALYCPDALTAFPTVALPHLFHASYWESTDVVSFLLRQVMRHENSGILELDGKEVSEFTPSKPREKWLRKRTHVKIRNVTANHRVNDAVFTEDSTQVVTARFMYGPLDMVTLTGEKVDVHIMTQPPSGEWVYFDTELTNSSGRVSYVIPENKRLGIGVYPVKMVVRGDHTSADSYLTVLPRGTELVVFSIDGSFAASVSIMGSDPKVRAGAVDVVRHWQDLGYVIVYVTGRPDMQKQRVVAWLSQHNFPHGVVSFCDGLVHDPLRHKANFLKSLVCEAHLRIHAAYGSTKDISVYASLGLPPSQIYIVGRPTKKILHQCQFIADGYASHLSQLEFSQRSRPAKSSSTRMALRKGSFGLGAGGDFLRKRKHLLRTISSQPAPSAPPGQSGRPERAQSQSEFDRERERAERAQRSVSIAAGCWGRSSRTEGGAQSPK; this is encoded by the exons AAAAAGAGTCGTGAGGAGAGCGAGGGCGAGGGCAGCGGCGTGGAGATCCTGGAGAACCGGCCGTACACGGATGGGCCCGGCGGTTCGGGCCAGTACACCCATAAAGTCTACCACATCGGCCAGCACATTCCCAGCTGGTTCCGCTCCATCCTGCCCAAGGCTGCGCTGCGCGTGGAAGAAGAGTCGTGGAATGCCTACCCCTACACCCGCACGCG ATACACCTGTCCCTTCGTGGAGAAGTTCTCCATCGACATCGAGACTTATTACAAGCCTGACACGGGGAGGCAAGTGGATGTCTTCAGCTTGTCCACTGCAGAGAAAAGGCAACGAGACATCG ACCCGATAGACATTGTGAAGGATGTCATCGCCCCGCACGAGTACCTGGCGGAGGAGGACCCCAAACTGTACCGGTCGTTGAAGACCCAGCGGGGGCCCCTGTCGGACGACTGGATCGAGGAGATCAACAACAACCCCGGCGCCACGCCCGTCATGTGCGCCTACAAGCTGTGCAAAGTGGAGTTCCGTTACTGGGGCATGCAGTCCAAGATCGAGCGCTTCATCCACGACGTGG GTCTGAGGAAGGTGATGGTGCGTGCGCACCGTCAGGCCTGGTGCTGGCAGGACGAGTGGTACGGCCTGACCATGGAGGACATCCGTCAGCTGGAGCTGGAGACCCAGCTGGCCCTGGCTCAGAAGATGGCCCAGTTCAGCCTCGGCGAGGAGGTCGCTGACGGCGACACTGCCTCTGGTCCCGAGAAGGAGCAGGACGCCATGGTGACGGCTGGCGGTGGGGAGGCAGAGGGCCCCGCCCACGCGCTGGGGGACACGCTGCAGACTCGCGGCGAGCTCACCAAGCAGTGGTCGGCCTCGTCAAGGTCCTCCCGCTCGTCCAAACGCGGAG GAAGTCCCTCCCGCCACAGCATCTCCGAGTGGCGCATGCAGAGTATCGCCCGCGACTCGGACGACAGCACCGACGATGAGTTCTTCGATGCTCATG AAGACCTCTCAGACAGCGAGGAGATATTCGCCAAGGAGATCACCAAGTGGAGTTCCAACGACCTGATGGACAAGATCGAGACGGTGGAGGCGGACGAAGCCCATC CTGACCTGTACCAGGAGTCTGGAGTTGAGTATTCGGAGGCTGGTGATGTGAAGAGACTTCATGAG GATGGTGCCGCCCAGCCGACTCTGCAGACGTCCAAGGTGCACGTTCTGCTGCTGGTCCTGCACGGCGGGAACATCCTGGACACGGGCAGCGGCGACCACAGCAACAAGCAGGGCGACGTCAACACCATCAGCACGGCGTTTGACACGGTGATGCGCGTGCACTACCCTGCAGCGCTGGGACGCGTCGCAATCCGCCTGGTGCCGTGCCCGGCCGTGTGTGTCGAAGCGTTCTCGCTCGTCTCCAA CCTGAGTCCCTACAGCTATGACGAGGGCTGTCTGTCCAGCAGCCAGGACCACATCCCGCTAGCTGCGCTGCCGCTGCTGGCTACGTCCGCGCCCCAGTACCAGGACGCTGTTGCTGTGGTGATCGTCCGAGCCAACCAGGTGTACGCCGACTTCGTCAAGTCTCTGGGAGGGGCGGCGTTCTCCGGGCAG GTGTGTCTGATAGGGGATTGCGTCGGAGGGATCCTGGGGTTCGACGCCCTCTGCAGCAGCAACGTTGCTGTGTCTGAGAGCCAGAACAGTAGCAGAAGAGGGAGTATAGTAAGTgtgcag GACACCGACCTGCTGTCGCCGGGCATCGTCATCAACAGTAGCCACTGTGCGGGTCCAGGTCCAGGCACGGTGCCGGGTCTGTCCCTGGAGGGCAGTCGGCAGCTGAGCCGTAGCAACATCGACATCCCTCGCTCGAGCTGCGGCGACGACCCAAAGAAGCAGCTACCCCGCAAGCGCAGCGACTCCTCCACCTACGAGCTGGACACCATCAAGCAACACCAAGCCTTCCTGTCCAG tcttcACTCCAGTGTGTTGCGAAATGATCCAGGCTCCCGCAGGTCCAGTAACAGCACTATGCTGGATGGCGGTGGTGCTCTGGGCAAGTTCGACTTTGAGGTGTCCGACTTCTTCCTGTTCGGCTCTCCGCTGGGCCTTGTTCTGGCTCTGAGGAAAACTGTCGTTCCAACCCTGGATG TGGCGCACCTGCGTCCAGCCTGCCAGCAGGTGTACAACCTGTTCCACCCTGCTGACCCGTCCGCTTCGCGCCTCGAACCCCTGCTGGAGAAGAGGTTCCACCTGTTGGCGCCGTTCAGCGTGCCCCGTTACCAACGCTTCCCCCTGGGCGACGGGAACTCGGCCCTGCTGG TGGAGACCCTCCAGAGCAACCCTCAGCTCCTGCTGGACAGTGGAGGCGCAGGGGCAGCCCGTTGCCATGACGCCCTGGGCGAGACCTCCATCCCTGTTCCTGTGCTCAACTGGCAGGCTGCGCCAGCCCCACCTGAGT CGGACGTGGTGCCCTCCCACGGGGGGATGTTCTTGGAGAACTCGTCTCCCGCCTCGGCGCCGACGTCCCGCAGCCCCCGACGGGCCAGTGAGGTCAGCATCGCCAGTCAGGTCTCAGGACTGGCGGACAGTTACTCTGCCTCCAACATCGCCAACG TTGCTGCCCGCTGGTGGGGCACCAAGCGCATTGACTTTGCCCTGTACTGCCCTGATGCTCTCACTGCCTTCCCCACGGTGGCACTACCTCACCTGTTCCACGCCTCGTACTGGGAGTCCACAGACGTGGTGTCCTTCCTGCTCCGACAG gtaatGCGGCATGAGAATTCTGGTATTCTGGAGCTGGATGGGAAGGAGGTGTCGGAGTTCACTCCATCTAAACCACGAGAGAAGTGGCTGAGGAAGCGAACGCACGTTAAGATCAGG aACGTCACGGCGAACCATCGCGTGAACGACGCGGTCTTCACAGAGGACAGCACTCAGGTGGTCACGGCCCGTTTCATGTATGGGCCACTGGACATGGTCACACTGACCGGAGAGAAG GTGGACGTCCACATAATGACGCAGCCCCCGTCGGGAGAGTGGGTGTACTTTGACACGGAGCTGACCAACAGCAGTGGCCGCGTGTCCTACGTGATCCCCGAGAACAAACGCCTGGGGATCGGGGTGTACCCGGTGAAGATGGTGGTCAG GGGAGACCACACGTCGGCGGACAGCTACCTGACCGTGCTGCCACGCGGAACGGAGCTCGTGGTGTTCAGCATCGACGGCTCCTTCGCCGCCAGCGTGTCCATCATGGGCAGTGACCCCAAAGTGAGGGCAGGGGCCGTGGACGTGGTCAG GCACTGGCAGGACCTGGGCTACGTGATCGTGTACGTGACGGGCCGTCCGGACATGCAGAAGCAGCGTGTGGTGGCCTGGCTCTCGCAGCACAACTTCCCGCATGGCGTCGTGTCCTTCTGTGATGGCCTGGTGCACGACCCCCTGCGCCACAAAGCCAACTTCCTGAAGTCGCTCGTCTGCGAG GCGCACCTAAGGATCCACGCTGCATACGGGTCCACGAAGGACATCTCTGTGTACGCCTCGCTCGGCCTGCCCCCGTCGCAGATCTACATTGTCGGCAGGCCGACCAAGAAAATACTGCACCAGTGTCAG TTCATCGCCGATGGCTACGCGTCTCACCTGTCGCAGCTGGAGTTCAGCCAGCGCTCACGTCCAGCCAAGTCGAGCAGCACTCGTATGGCGCTGCGCAAGGGCAGCTTCGGCCTGGGCGCCGGCGGTGACTTCCTGCGCAAACGCAAACACCTGCTGCGCACCATCTCCTCCCAGCCGGCTCCCTCCGCCCCGCCCGGCCAGAGCGGCCGGCCCGAGCGTGCCCAGAGCCAGTCGGAGTTTGACCGGGAGCGGGAACGGGCCGAGCGCGCCCAGCGGAGCGTGAGCATCGCGGCCGGATGCTGGGGCCGTTCCAGCAGGACGGAGGGAGGCGCACAGAGCCCCAAGTAG
- the LOC113584471 gene encoding membrane-associated phosphatidylinositol transfer protein 2 isoform X2, whose translation MRPPFPFFPQKKSREESEGEGSGVEILENRPYTDGPGGSGQYTHKVYHIGQHIPSWFRSILPKAALRVEEESWNAYPYTRTRYTCPFVEKFSIDIETYYKPDTGRQVDVFSLSTAEKRQRDIDPIDIVKDVIAPHEYLAEEDPKLYRSLKTQRGPLSDDWIEEINNNPGATPVMCAYKLCKVEFRYWGMQSKIERFIHDVGLRKVMVRAHRQAWCWQDEWYGLTMEDIRQLELETQLALAQKMAQFSLGEEVADGDTASGPEKEQDAMVTAGGGEAEGPAHALGDTLQTRGELTKQWSASSRSSRSSKRGGSPSRHSISEWRMQSIARDSDDSTDDEFFDAHEDLSDSEEIFAKEITKWSSNDLMDKIETVEADEAHPDLYQESGVEYSEAGDVKRLHEDGAAQPTLQTSKVHVLLLVLHGGNILDTGSGDHSNKQGDVNTISTAFDTVMRVHYPAALGRVAIRLVPCPAVCVEAFSLVSNLSPYSYDEGCLSSSQDHIPLAALPLLATSAPQYQDAVAVVIVRANQVYADFVKSLGGAAFSGQVCLIGDCVGGILGFDALCSSNVAVSESQNSSRRGSIVSVQDTDLLSPGIVINSSHCAGPGPGTVPGLSLEGSRQLSRSNIDIPRSSCGDDPKKQLPRKRSDSSTYELDTIKQHQAFLSSLHSSVLRNDPGSRRSSNSTMLDGGGALGKFDFEVSDFFLFGSPLGLVLALRKTVVPTLDVAHLRPACQQVYNLFHPADPSASRLEPLLEKRFHLLAPFSVPRYQRFPLGDGNSALLVETLQSNPQLLLDSGGAGAARCHDALGETSIPVPVLNWQAAPAPPESDVVPSHGGMFLENSSPASAPTSRSPRRASEVSIASQVSGLADSYSASNIANVAARWWGTKRIDFALYCPDALTAFPTVALPHLFHASYWESTDVVSFLLRQVMRHENSGILELDGKEVSEFTPSKPREKWLRKRTHVKIRNVTANHRVNDAVFTEDSTQVVTARFMYGPLDMVTLTGEKVDVHIMTQPPSGEWVYFDTELTNSSGRVSYVIPENKRLGIGVYPVKMVVRGDHTSADSYLTVLPRGTELVVFSIDGSFAASVSIMGSDPKVRAGAVDVVRHWQDLGYVIVYVTGRPDMQKQRVVAWLSQHNFPHGVVSFCDGLVHDPLRHKANFLKSLVCEAHLRIHAAYGSTKDISVYASLGLPPSQIYIVGRPTKKILHQCQFIADGYASHLSQLEFSQRSRPAKSSSTRMALRKGSFGLGAGGDFLRKRKHLLRTISSQPAPSAPPGQSGRPERAQSQSEFDRERERAERAQRSVSIAAGCWGRSSRTEGGAQSPK comes from the exons ATGCGTCCACCTTTCCCGTTTTTCCCGCAGAAAAAGAGTCGTGAGGAGAGCGAGGGCGAGGGCAGCGGCGTGGAGATCCTGGAGAACCGGCCGTACACGGATGGGCCCGGCGGTTCGGGCCAGTACACCCATAAAGTCTACCACATCGGCCAGCACATTCCCAGCTGGTTCCGCTCCATCCTGCCCAAGGCTGCGCTGCGCGTGGAAGAAGAGTCGTGGAATGCCTACCCCTACACCCGCACGCG ATACACCTGTCCCTTCGTGGAGAAGTTCTCCATCGACATCGAGACTTATTACAAGCCTGACACGGGGAGGCAAGTGGATGTCTTCAGCTTGTCCACTGCAGAGAAAAGGCAACGAGACATCG ACCCGATAGACATTGTGAAGGATGTCATCGCCCCGCACGAGTACCTGGCGGAGGAGGACCCCAAACTGTACCGGTCGTTGAAGACCCAGCGGGGGCCCCTGTCGGACGACTGGATCGAGGAGATCAACAACAACCCCGGCGCCACGCCCGTCATGTGCGCCTACAAGCTGTGCAAAGTGGAGTTCCGTTACTGGGGCATGCAGTCCAAGATCGAGCGCTTCATCCACGACGTGG GTCTGAGGAAGGTGATGGTGCGTGCGCACCGTCAGGCCTGGTGCTGGCAGGACGAGTGGTACGGCCTGACCATGGAGGACATCCGTCAGCTGGAGCTGGAGACCCAGCTGGCCCTGGCTCAGAAGATGGCCCAGTTCAGCCTCGGCGAGGAGGTCGCTGACGGCGACACTGCCTCTGGTCCCGAGAAGGAGCAGGACGCCATGGTGACGGCTGGCGGTGGGGAGGCAGAGGGCCCCGCCCACGCGCTGGGGGACACGCTGCAGACTCGCGGCGAGCTCACCAAGCAGTGGTCGGCCTCGTCAAGGTCCTCCCGCTCGTCCAAACGCGGAG GAAGTCCCTCCCGCCACAGCATCTCCGAGTGGCGCATGCAGAGTATCGCCCGCGACTCGGACGACAGCACCGACGATGAGTTCTTCGATGCTCATG AAGACCTCTCAGACAGCGAGGAGATATTCGCCAAGGAGATCACCAAGTGGAGTTCCAACGACCTGATGGACAAGATCGAGACGGTGGAGGCGGACGAAGCCCATC CTGACCTGTACCAGGAGTCTGGAGTTGAGTATTCGGAGGCTGGTGATGTGAAGAGACTTCATGAG GATGGTGCCGCCCAGCCGACTCTGCAGACGTCCAAGGTGCACGTTCTGCTGCTGGTCCTGCACGGCGGGAACATCCTGGACACGGGCAGCGGCGACCACAGCAACAAGCAGGGCGACGTCAACACCATCAGCACGGCGTTTGACACGGTGATGCGCGTGCACTACCCTGCAGCGCTGGGACGCGTCGCAATCCGCCTGGTGCCGTGCCCGGCCGTGTGTGTCGAAGCGTTCTCGCTCGTCTCCAA CCTGAGTCCCTACAGCTATGACGAGGGCTGTCTGTCCAGCAGCCAGGACCACATCCCGCTAGCTGCGCTGCCGCTGCTGGCTACGTCCGCGCCCCAGTACCAGGACGCTGTTGCTGTGGTGATCGTCCGAGCCAACCAGGTGTACGCCGACTTCGTCAAGTCTCTGGGAGGGGCGGCGTTCTCCGGGCAG GTGTGTCTGATAGGGGATTGCGTCGGAGGGATCCTGGGGTTCGACGCCCTCTGCAGCAGCAACGTTGCTGTGTCTGAGAGCCAGAACAGTAGCAGAAGAGGGAGTATAGTAAGTgtgcag GACACCGACCTGCTGTCGCCGGGCATCGTCATCAACAGTAGCCACTGTGCGGGTCCAGGTCCAGGCACGGTGCCGGGTCTGTCCCTGGAGGGCAGTCGGCAGCTGAGCCGTAGCAACATCGACATCCCTCGCTCGAGCTGCGGCGACGACCCAAAGAAGCAGCTACCCCGCAAGCGCAGCGACTCCTCCACCTACGAGCTGGACACCATCAAGCAACACCAAGCCTTCCTGTCCAG tcttcACTCCAGTGTGTTGCGAAATGATCCAGGCTCCCGCAGGTCCAGTAACAGCACTATGCTGGATGGCGGTGGTGCTCTGGGCAAGTTCGACTTTGAGGTGTCCGACTTCTTCCTGTTCGGCTCTCCGCTGGGCCTTGTTCTGGCTCTGAGGAAAACTGTCGTTCCAACCCTGGATG TGGCGCACCTGCGTCCAGCCTGCCAGCAGGTGTACAACCTGTTCCACCCTGCTGACCCGTCCGCTTCGCGCCTCGAACCCCTGCTGGAGAAGAGGTTCCACCTGTTGGCGCCGTTCAGCGTGCCCCGTTACCAACGCTTCCCCCTGGGCGACGGGAACTCGGCCCTGCTGG TGGAGACCCTCCAGAGCAACCCTCAGCTCCTGCTGGACAGTGGAGGCGCAGGGGCAGCCCGTTGCCATGACGCCCTGGGCGAGACCTCCATCCCTGTTCCTGTGCTCAACTGGCAGGCTGCGCCAGCCCCACCTGAGT CGGACGTGGTGCCCTCCCACGGGGGGATGTTCTTGGAGAACTCGTCTCCCGCCTCGGCGCCGACGTCCCGCAGCCCCCGACGGGCCAGTGAGGTCAGCATCGCCAGTCAGGTCTCAGGACTGGCGGACAGTTACTCTGCCTCCAACATCGCCAACG TTGCTGCCCGCTGGTGGGGCACCAAGCGCATTGACTTTGCCCTGTACTGCCCTGATGCTCTCACTGCCTTCCCCACGGTGGCACTACCTCACCTGTTCCACGCCTCGTACTGGGAGTCCACAGACGTGGTGTCCTTCCTGCTCCGACAG gtaatGCGGCATGAGAATTCTGGTATTCTGGAGCTGGATGGGAAGGAGGTGTCGGAGTTCACTCCATCTAAACCACGAGAGAAGTGGCTGAGGAAGCGAACGCACGTTAAGATCAGG aACGTCACGGCGAACCATCGCGTGAACGACGCGGTCTTCACAGAGGACAGCACTCAGGTGGTCACGGCCCGTTTCATGTATGGGCCACTGGACATGGTCACACTGACCGGAGAGAAG GTGGACGTCCACATAATGACGCAGCCCCCGTCGGGAGAGTGGGTGTACTTTGACACGGAGCTGACCAACAGCAGTGGCCGCGTGTCCTACGTGATCCCCGAGAACAAACGCCTGGGGATCGGGGTGTACCCGGTGAAGATGGTGGTCAG GGGAGACCACACGTCGGCGGACAGCTACCTGACCGTGCTGCCACGCGGAACGGAGCTCGTGGTGTTCAGCATCGACGGCTCCTTCGCCGCCAGCGTGTCCATCATGGGCAGTGACCCCAAAGTGAGGGCAGGGGCCGTGGACGTGGTCAG GCACTGGCAGGACCTGGGCTACGTGATCGTGTACGTGACGGGCCGTCCGGACATGCAGAAGCAGCGTGTGGTGGCCTGGCTCTCGCAGCACAACTTCCCGCATGGCGTCGTGTCCTTCTGTGATGGCCTGGTGCACGACCCCCTGCGCCACAAAGCCAACTTCCTGAAGTCGCTCGTCTGCGAG GCGCACCTAAGGATCCACGCTGCATACGGGTCCACGAAGGACATCTCTGTGTACGCCTCGCTCGGCCTGCCCCCGTCGCAGATCTACATTGTCGGCAGGCCGACCAAGAAAATACTGCACCAGTGTCAG TTCATCGCCGATGGCTACGCGTCTCACCTGTCGCAGCTGGAGTTCAGCCAGCGCTCACGTCCAGCCAAGTCGAGCAGCACTCGTATGGCGCTGCGCAAGGGCAGCTTCGGCCTGGGCGCCGGCGGTGACTTCCTGCGCAAACGCAAACACCTGCTGCGCACCATCTCCTCCCAGCCGGCTCCCTCCGCCCCGCCCGGCCAGAGCGGCCGGCCCGAGCGTGCCCAGAGCCAGTCGGAGTTTGACCGGGAGCGGGAACGGGCCGAGCGCGCCCAGCGGAGCGTGAGCATCGCGGCCGGATGCTGGGGCCGTTCCAGCAGGACGGAGGGAGGCGCACAGAGCCCCAAGTAG